CCTTCACCAGATCCGCATCGATGGACATCGGAATGTAGTCCTCATTTTCCGCAGGCTTGATATAGGTCGAGAAATAAATCGGCCCACTCGGCAGGGTGCCGGCGACGCAGACCCGCAATATCTCTATTTCCGTGCTGCCGCGGATGCGCGGCCCCTCGATGCGCGAGCGGCGCACCTTCTCCTGCAATGCGGTGAGCCGCGCCACATCCTCGGGCTTTATTCTCCACGCGGTTGTGCCCCATCCGGCCCGGTTTTTCGCCTTGAACCGGGCGCGGTCAGCCTCAGACATATCTTCTTCGATCAGCCCGAATGTTTCGACAGTCTTGTCCTTAACTCCATCGGTGGCGCTGCGGATGATCATCACCGCATCACCGGCACGGAGTGAAAGGAAGGTAGGAAGCTGCAACCCCACCCGCACATGCTCGAAATTCATCGTCAGAAAATCGAGGCGCATCAGCTTGGGAATACTGGAAATCGGCGTGGTCATGCAGCCGGAGAGAAATACGATCAAAATAAGCAGTGGTTTGAAACGCGATAATGTCAATGTCATCATGAAACCCAGAAGACTGTGGCGCAATATGAATGGCCGCCGCATCGAAATTCCCGAAGCTGAAGCCATTAGATCGCCCGCAAACTTGCAAGGAGAGCATTACCGCAACATTATGCCCTGACGACGCGGTTCCCACGAACGTGGATTATCGTCTGGAGATAGCAGCAGGGAGACACGGCATGCATCGAAAAAATCTGGCGGCCTTCTGCCTTTTGCTTTCCTGCGGACCAGCCTTCTCCGGACAGATCGAGGATGCGACTTTCCAGAGCGCCGCCCTCAACGCGCCGCTTCCCGTCAACATCTATCGCCCGGACGGCACGCCGCCCGAAAACGGCTGGCCGGTGCTCTATCTCCTGCATGGCCATGATGGCGACCAGAATAGCTGGCGCGATCTCGGCAACATCGAAAAGACCCTCGATACGCTCATTGAAGCAGGCACCATCCGTCCGCTGGTGGTCGTCATGCCCGGCGTCAAGAACAGCTGGTACGTCGATTCCGCCGCCGTCGGCGGCCCCGGCGACTATGAAACGGCACTGACCGGCGATCTGCGCCACCAGATCGAAAAAACCCTGCCGGTGCGCAAGGATCGTGAAGGCCGCGCCATTGCCGGCCTTTCCATGGGCGGTTTCGGTGCCCTGCATCTCGCCTATGGCCACGAAGACCTCTATGGCGCCGTCGTCAGCCTGTCCGGCGCGATCTGGCAGAACGTGCCCGCCTCCGATCTCGACAAGACACCCGCCGAATTGAAGCTCATTCAGGACAGCGCCTTTTTCCATCAGGTCGACCGCACCACCATCACCAGCGGCATCGTGCTGCCTTCCACCGGTGACCATTTTTCCGGCGCCTTCGGCACGCCCTTCGATGCAAGGCTCTTTAACGAGAAAAACGTCTTCACCCTCGTCGCCCAGCACGTCGCCGAAAGCGAGGATCTTCCCGCCACCTATCTGACCGTAGGGGATGATGACGGCTTCTTCCTCTGGCGCGGCGCCATCGCCCTGCATGAGACCCTACAGGCCGACAAGCGCAAATCCGAACTGCGGGTGACCGATGGCGATCACGTCTGGTCAGTGTGGAAAGTTTCGATCATCGACGCGCTGAAGTTCATCGACAGCGAATGGGACAAGGCAGCGGATGTTGCGCAAGATTGAGGAACCCGCCGTCTTCACGGCTTGATCAGCCTGATCATTTGCCGGCCCGCTTTTTCCCGGTTTTCACCGACGCGTTCAACGCCACGGCAACCTGGATCAACGTTATCAACGCCTCCTCGTCCACGATGTCCCCTTCGTGTAAATCGATCGCCCGCCGCATATTGCCCTCAAGGCTCGAATTGAACAGGCCCGCAGGATCCGCGAGTGAAGCACCCTTGGCGAAGGTCATCTTCACGGCGTTCTTGTAGGTTTCACCGGTGCACAGAATGCCCGCATGCGACCAAACCGGCACACCGCGCCATTTCACTTCTTCAATCACCTCCGGATCAGCCTTTTTGATCAGCGCGCGGACATGCGCGAGCATATCACCCCGCCAGTCGCCAAGCTCGGCGATCTTGCCGTCAATGAAGTCCGATGCTGCGATTTCCTCCGCACCTTTCTCCGCCGTCGTTTTTGCCATGACACTCTCCCGATTTCACCGCGCCGCCGTTGCCGGCCTGCCCCGCGACTGTTTCGTCTTTCAGCATAGACCAAATTTTCATGCCATCCCACGCGGAACCAAATTCACGCTTCGCCGTTTCCTTACCGAACGAAACGTTCAGCATACAAAGGGAAGAAACATCATGAAAATCAAGGTCATCGCGCTCGCTGCCGCGGCAGTGCTCTCCTCTTCCGTGGCTTTTGCCCAGACGGCCACCACGGCCCCTGCCGCCGGCGCGGATGCCGCTTTGTCCGGCCCCGGCATCACCATGGGCACCAAGGCCAACGGCCCGCTGAAGTTCGTGAATGTCCAGAAGACCGATCTCACCGCCTCCCAGCTCGACGGTCTCGACATCTACAATGCCCAGAACGAAAACATCGGCGAAATCGAAGATGTCGTCATCGGCGACGGCAAGTCGGTGATCGGCCTTGTGGCCAGCGTCGGCGGTTTCCTCGGCATCGACAAGAGCTACGTGGTGCTCGACCCGGCCTCGGTCGCGGTCAACAACGACAACGGCACCTGGAAGGCCTATGTCGACACCACCAAGGAAGCGCTGCAAAATGCGCCGAAGCTCGACTACGACAAGCTGGACGACTGATTACCCCTGCAGTCGCAAGCTTGCCCCCGCGATCCGTCATCGCGGGGGTTTTTCCTGTGTTATATTCCGGCGGGGCATCTGGTAATCCCATCGCACAGACCCTTGCCTGACAGCCCGCCTCTCGCCTATCTTCGGCTCGCAAATCACCAAGGATCCATGCGTGCCCGCCAAGACCCTCTCCGCCCTCGCCACCAGCACCGTCATGATGTTGCTAAGCGCCGTTCCGCTGTTCGCGCAATCCACCGGCTGGAAACCCGCAGAGCAGATAAAAACCTATGCCATCAGCGGCAATACCGGCGGTGCTTTGTACCAGTCGATCGGCGAACGCGGCCCGACTGCCGGCGTACAGGCGATCGCCCACACGACCTTCAAGCTGACCTGGCGGCGGGATTATCGTCCGCAGCCAGACGGCGCCTGTGTGCTGGCCACCGCAAGGCCCAATCTCACCATCATCTACACCTGGCCGAAAGCACCGGCGCAATTGCCACCCGCCGTTGCCGCCAGCTGGAAAACCTTCATTTCCGGCGTCGAAACCCATGAGCGTGTCCATGGCGAACATATTCTCGACATGGTGCAGAAGATCGAAGCCTTCAGCACGGGTCTGAGGGCGGAAAACGATCCGAAATGCCAGAAGGTGCGGGTTGTCCTGCAGCAACGGCTGGGCGAGCTTTCCAACGAGCAGCGCCAGCGCGGCCGTGATTTCGACCGCGACGAGCTTTCCCCCGGCGGGCGGGTGCACAAGCTCATTCTCGCGCTGGTCAACGGGCCCTGAAGAGCGATTATTCCGCCGCCTCGCCCTTCAGCAGCGGCTCGGACAGCACCATGGTCTCCAGCTCATAGGAATAGCCCTCGAGCATCGTATAGGCCTGCTCGATTGCCTCGATCTGGGCCTCCGCATTGCGGATGGCTTCGGCGATCGACTGGCTGCGGGCGCGCAGCATGGAACTCAGCACATCGGTCTCCGGCTTGCGGCCGAGACGATCCATGTGTTTGCGAACCCGGGTGCGGTGCCGCTCAAGTTCCAGAATGTGGAAGCGGCTTTTGAGAATGTCGTCGGTCAGCTTGCGACGCATGGCGGCCACGGGATCAAAGCTTCCGGGTTCGCGCTCATCCAGAATGAACTCGTTGACCAGTGTTTCCAGCATCAGCAGGCCCTTCAGGTCCTTGGCGTCGGCAAGCTGTGGATCGTAACCCGTATCGTCGAACACCTTGCGGCGCACCGGATCCTTCAAAAGCTCGTAGGCCGTCTGCAGGCGGGCGAATTGATCGGCGTCGCCACCGCTGTCGGGATGGGCCGCCTTGGCAACCTTACGATAGGCCGACTTGACCGCCGCCTCGTCGGCATCGCGCTCCACGCCAAGCAAAACATAGGGATCGATCACAAAAACACCTTCAAACGCAAACTGTTACCCGCATGCCCGATACCACCGTCGCAGGACCTGCGGGCGGATCATAGGCCAAATCCGCCCCGCACGGCACCCCGCACCGGCGGTTAAACCGGCAAAGCCCACATAAAAGCCTCATGGCACGCCGCAGGACGACCGGCGGAAAAGCCCTTGATGCCGAAATTTGTCGGACCCAAGGCGACTATAATGACAGGCGGGACAAAATTGTGGAAAGCGGCAGCAAAACATGCCGCCACTCCACCCGCCGCCTTTGCGGCAGGCCACCGTAAAACACTTTTGCGAAGGCGTAAGGAGCGCGTTTTCAGGAGGTTATGGTGGAAACTCACCAACGGGTGTAAGCTCGGCTTTTGGATCTGAAGGGAGGGATGATCCGATGCCGCAAACCATTACCCAGACCGTCACGGACTATGTGCACGCCATGGCCTATGCCGATGAGAGCCTGATGCGTGACGTTTTCGATCCGCGCGCCAGCATTGTCGGCACCTTCGAAGGGGAGACCGAATGGCTGTCCCTGGAGGACTTCGTTGACCAGATGCGAAAAAACGAACGCGGCCTGCCGGATCACGACCCCACATTCGAAATCATGGGCATCGACAAGGAGGGCGACAGCGCTTCGGTGAAGCTGACGACAAGTTTCGATGGCATGGATTTTTACGAATATCTGTCCCTGCTGGAACACGACGGCAACTGGTCGATCGTGCACAAGCTCTACCACATCAAGAGGTAGGTGCGGTCCGGAAAAGCAACGAAAGTGCGGATGGGGGCAGGTTCAAGCTATTGAAAATACTGGTGCCCCCGACAAGGTTCGAACTCGTGACCCCCTGATTACAAATCAGGTGCTCTACCAACTGAGCTACAAGGGCAATCCAGTGCCTTGCCAACTATCAGATTCTGACTTGGTGTAAAGCAAAAACTGATGACACTGCATCAGCGAATAGCTTCTCCACATCACCTGCGCTCGTCGTCCCCTTGACTATCATCGCGGCAAAGGCCCGGAAAATAAGCGAAGTATTTACGCAGCGGCGGTAAGATGGCGATGAAACATAACCATTGCAGCGAGAACGACGCCTCAGATGCGCGCGAGCATACAGAAAATACAGCTGACAGGCACGATCGTCATCGCCGCGAGTTCAATACTGCTGGCCACTCTGGCCGCAGTGCCAAGTGTCGCCAATTATCTGCGTTACCGCACCAATGCTGCCCAGCTCACCCGTTTCGAAACTGCACTTCAGTCCGCATGGCTGATTTCGGCCGAGCGCGGCCCTGCAAACAATCTGATGGGCGCATCCGCCCCCGATCCGAAGCTGGTGGAAGGGCTTGCGGCTGCACGCAAGGCGACGGATGACAAGCTGTCGGAACTTGAAGTTTCCTTCACCGAGGAAATCAAGGCCCAGCCTGAATTTGCCAAATCACTCGCCGAAACCCGCCAGAAACTGGCGCAATCCCGTGAAGCCGTGGATCGGGTTGCCGCACTGCCCCCTGCCACACGCAGCCAAAGCGCCATGTCCAGCGCGATTTTATCGATGTTCAAGGCGGCTGACAGCGTCAACCTGCTGCGCGGCAAGGTGGCACGCGCCGTCATCAAGGTCACGCCTGAAGTGGCGATCGATATCACCATGACCGGCACCGCCGGC
The Agrobacterium cucumeris DNA segment above includes these coding regions:
- a CDS encoding alpha/beta hydrolase, with the translated sequence MHRKNLAAFCLLLSCGPAFSGQIEDATFQSAALNAPLPVNIYRPDGTPPENGWPVLYLLHGHDGDQNSWRDLGNIEKTLDTLIEAGTIRPLVVVMPGVKNSWYVDSAAVGGPGDYETALTGDLRHQIEKTLPVRKDREGRAIAGLSMGGFGALHLAYGHEDLYGAVVSLSGAIWQNVPASDLDKTPAELKLIQDSAFFHQVDRTTITSGIVLPSTGDHFSGAFGTPFDARLFNEKNVFTLVAQHVAESEDLPATYLTVGDDDGFFLWRGAIALHETLQADKRKSELRVTDGDHVWSVWKVSIIDALKFIDSEWDKAADVAQD
- a CDS encoding DUF1801 domain-containing protein, which gives rise to MAKTTAEKGAEEIAASDFIDGKIAELGDWRGDMLAHVRALIKKADPEVIEEVKWRGVPVWSHAGILCTGETYKNAVKMTFAKGASLADPAGLFNSSLEGNMRRAIDLHEGDIVDEEALITLIQVAVALNASVKTGKKRAGK
- a CDS encoding PRC-barrel domain-containing protein, with amino-acid sequence MKIKVIALAAAAVLSSSVAFAQTATTAPAAGADAALSGPGITMGTKANGPLKFVNVQKTDLTASQLDGLDIYNAQNENIGEIEDVVIGDGKSVIGLVASVGGFLGIDKSYVVLDPASVAVNNDNGTWKAYVDTTKEALQNAPKLDYDKLDD
- a CDS encoding DUF922 domain-containing Zn-dependent protease — protein: MMLLSAVPLFAQSTGWKPAEQIKTYAISGNTGGALYQSIGERGPTAGVQAIAHTTFKLTWRRDYRPQPDGACVLATARPNLTIIYTWPKAPAQLPPAVAASWKTFISGVETHERVHGEHILDMVQKIEAFSTGLRAENDPKCQKVRVVLQQRLGELSNEQRQRGRDFDRDELSPGGRVHKLILALVNGP
- a CDS encoding J domain-containing protein, producing the protein MIDPYVLLGVERDADEAAVKSAYRKVAKAAHPDSGGDADQFARLQTAYELLKDPVRRKVFDDTGYDPQLADAKDLKGLLMLETLVNEFILDEREPGSFDPVAAMRRKLTDDILKSRFHILELERHRTRVRKHMDRLGRKPETDVLSSMLRARSQSIAEAIRNAEAQIEAIEQAYTMLEGYSYELETMVLSEPLLKGEAAE
- a CDS encoding nuclear transport factor 2 family protein, with amino-acid sequence MPQTITQTVTDYVHAMAYADESLMRDVFDPRASIVGTFEGETEWLSLEDFVDQMRKNERGLPDHDPTFEIMGIDKEGDSASVKLTTSFDGMDFYEYLSLLEHDGNWSIVHKLYHIKR